Proteins encoded by one window of Streptomyces sp. NBC_01571:
- a CDS encoding carbohydrate ABC transporter permease codes for MTVAIDRATGKRVGDRGSRPGRLQRLKRGYQKYWYAYAMIAPVVVVLGGLVLYPLVRGLYLTLTDANSLNSARTIGVNHIDATYKFIGLDNYKDILWGPTSYDRFWSHFIWTIVWTVLCVALHYCIGLGLALLLNQKLRGRTFYRLLLVLPWAVPTFVTVFGWRFMLADGGIINSMLDAVHLPSPLWLEDTFWQRFAAIMVNTWCGVPFMMVSLLGGLQSIDGTLYEAAEMDGANAWQQFRYVTLPGLRSVSSTVVLLGIIWTFNQFAVIFLLFGNTAPDAQILVTWAYYLGFGQQPRDFAQSAAYGMLLLAILVVFTSFYRRWLNRNDQQLAI; via the coding sequence ATGACAGTCGCCATCGACCGAGCGACCGGAAAGCGTGTCGGTGACCGCGGGTCACGCCCCGGTCGGCTCCAGCGTCTCAAGCGCGGGTACCAGAAGTACTGGTACGCGTACGCGATGATCGCCCCGGTGGTCGTCGTGCTCGGCGGACTGGTGCTGTATCCGCTGGTGCGGGGCCTCTACCTGACGCTCACGGACGCCAACAGCCTCAACTCCGCCCGCACGATCGGCGTCAACCACATCGACGCCACCTACAAGTTCATCGGCCTCGACAACTACAAGGACATCCTGTGGGGCCCGACGTCGTACGACCGCTTCTGGTCGCACTTCATCTGGACCATCGTGTGGACGGTGCTCTGTGTGGCCCTCCACTACTGCATCGGGCTCGGTCTCGCCCTGCTGCTCAACCAGAAGCTGCGCGGCCGCACCTTCTACCGGCTGCTCCTGGTGCTGCCCTGGGCCGTGCCGACGTTCGTCACCGTCTTCGGCTGGCGCTTCATGCTGGCGGACGGCGGCATCATCAACTCCATGCTCGACGCGGTGCACCTGCCGTCGCCGCTGTGGCTGGAGGACACCTTCTGGCAGCGGTTCGCGGCGATCATGGTCAACACCTGGTGCGGTGTGCCCTTCATGATGGTCTCGCTCCTCGGCGGCCTGCAGTCCATCGACGGCACGCTGTACGAGGCCGCGGAGATGGACGGCGCGAACGCCTGGCAGCAGTTCCGCTACGTCACCCTGCCGGGCCTGCGGTCGGTCAGTTCCACCGTCGTCCTGCTCGGCATCATCTGGACGTTCAACCAGTTCGCCGTGATCTTCCTGCTGTTCGGCAACACCGCGCCGGACGCGCAGATCCTGGTCACCTGGGCCTACTACCTCGGCTTCGGACAGCAGCCGCGTGACTTCGCGCAGTCGGCCGCCTACGGCATGCTGCTGCTGGCCATCCTCGTCGTCTTCACCTCCTTCTACCGCCGCTGGCTGAACCGCAATGACCAGCAGCTCGCGATCTGA